The Mercurialis annua linkage group LG2, ddMerAnnu1.2, whole genome shotgun sequence genome contains a region encoding:
- the LOC126667111 gene encoding uncharacterized protein LOC126667111 yields the protein MDPSRISIRPFKLSDVDDFLKWAGDDKVTWNLRWNSITSKEEALEHLEKVAIPHPWRRSICLDDSSIGYISVWQYSGDDKCRANIGYALATEYWGQGITTIAMKLALSTVFDDLSDLGRLEAFVEVHNKGSQRVAEKVGFLREGPIKNFYPSVQAFRCR from the coding sequence ATGGATCCATCAAGAATTTCTATTCGTCCATTCAAACTTTCCGACGTTGACGATTTCCTAAAATGGGCCGGCGATGATAAAGTAACCTGGAATTTAAGATGGAATTCCATTACCTCTAAAGAAGAAGCCCTAGAACACCTCGAAAAGGTCGCGATACCTCATCCTTGGCGTCGGTCTATATGCTTGGACGATTCTTCAATCGGATATATCTCCGTTTGGCAATACTCCGGGGACGATAAATGCAGAGCTAACATTGGATATGCATTAGCTACAGAGTATTGGGGACAAGGGATTACTACAATTGCTATGAAGCTGGCCTTGTCTACTGTGTTCGACGACCTGTCTGATTTAGGCAGGCTTGAAGCTTTTGTAGAGGTACATAATAAGGGATCGCAAAGAGTAGCCGAAAAGGTTGGATTCTTGAGAGAAG
- the LOC126670566 gene encoding uncharacterized protein LOC126670566: protein MEQSSLPQTESQPNTEDFSNISLRPFNLSDIDDFMVWATDEKVAHFCTWYPYTSKEDGLNHIKNVIIPHPWFMAICLNSRPIGGILLTTYSGNDACRGEIGYFLAYKFWGKGIGTRAVKMAAEIILRQHPEMERLEAFVDLQNVGSQKVLEKVGFERECVLRKYLIIKGKTRDMVLFSLLSTYPLL from the coding sequence ATGGAGCAATCTTCTTTACCACAAACAGAGTCACAACCAAATACAGAAGACTTCTCAAACATCTCACTCAGGCCATTTAATCTCTCCGACATagatgattttatggtttgggCCACCGACGAGAAAGTTGCCCATTTTTGCACTTGGTATCCTTATACTAGCAAAGAAGATGGCTTAAACCATATCAAAAATGTTATTATACCACATCCATGGTTCATGGCAATATGCCTCAACTCCAGGCCAATCGGTGGCATTTTGCTGACAACGTATTCAGGTAATGATGCATGCAGGGGTGAGATCGGCTACTTCTTGGCGTATAAATTCTGGGGCAAGGGAATTGGTACTAGGGCGGTGAAAATGGCGGCGGAGATTATACTCCGGCAGCACCCGGAAATGGAGAGACTTGAAGCTTTTGTGGATTTGCAAAATGTGGGATCTCAGAAAGTGCTGGAGAAAGTTGGGTTTGAGAGAGAATGTGTTCTtagaaaatatttgattataaaGGGTAAGACTAGAGATATGGTTTTATTTAGTCTTCTTTCTACTTATCCTCTACTTTGA
- the LOC126670567 gene encoding uncharacterized protein LOC126670567 codes for MEQSNSLSQSNADDFSNISLRPFHLSDIDDFMVWVSDEKVAHFCSWEPYDTKENALNYLKNKAIPHPCFLAICLNSRPIGAISITLNSGNDVCRSELGYVLASAYWGKGIATKAVKLMAEFIFRQRPELERLEALVDVQNVGSLKVLEKVGFKREGVLRKYIILKGKTRDMVMFSLLSTELVL; via the exons ATGGAGCAGTCTAATTCTTTGTCTCAATCAAATGCAGATGACTTCTCAAATATTTCACTCAGGCCATTTCATCTCTCTGATATAGACGATTTTATGGTTTGGGTCTCCGACGAGAAAGTTGCACATTTTTGCAGCTGGGAGCCTTATGATACCAAAGAAAATGCCTTAAACTATCTCAAAAACAAAGCTATACCACACCCATGTTTTCTGGCAATATGCCTCAACTCCAGGCCGATCGGTGCCATTTCCATAACCCTGAACTCAG GTAACGACGTATGCAGGAGTGAACTTGGATATGTTCTGGCTTCCGCATACTGGGGCAAGGGAATTGCTACCAAAGCAGTGAAATTGATGGCCGAGTTTATATTCCGGCAACGGCCGGAGCTGGAGAGACTTGAAGCTTTGGTAGATGTACAAAATGTGGGATCGCTGAAAGTTCTAGAGAAAGTTGGGTTTAAGAGAGAAGGTGTTCTTaggaaatatattattttgaaggGTAAAACTAGAGATATGGTGATGTTTAGTCTTCTTTCTACTGAACTTGTACTTTAA
- the LOC126669367 gene encoding protein CDC73 homolog: MDPLSALRDFTIRGEADKIIRINDEFRFANDYSFPYNAKTAYRSHQGSLYTLETLVYFIQNPHLKHTDYLQHARAAGVPSITFVDRKPLFEYLTGKLNTNDSIVFPLPQNPNPNSDIEINLPLVDSYNVINNVDADVVMGDTDNNNNVNVNVIEESLISMINSMERPVKDREALLECKSKDFYGVLVASTRREEERQRIESQQRKDGLVAKSRLMGTEDRGGYAGGGGGGDDMGYDANSKSKMLHLKGGRFGEGVPIILVPSAFQTLITIYNVKEFLEDGVYVPTDVKVKMKGAKPDCVTVQKKFSTDKQRVMTAYEIRDKPSALKPEDWDRVVAVFVLGKEWQFKDWPFKDHVEIFNKIIGFFMRFEDDSIESAKTVKQWNVKIISISKNKRHQDRAAALEVWDRLEEFVRSRSHS, encoded by the exons ATGGACCCATTATCAGCCCTTCGAGACTTCACAATCCGCGGCGAGGCCGACAAAATCATCAGAATCAACGACGAATTTCGCTTCGCCAACGACTACTCTTTCCCTTACAATGCTAAAACCGCCTATCGCTCTCATCAAGGTAGTCTCTACACTCTCGAAACCCTTGTTTACTTCATCCAAAACCCTCACCTCAAACACACCGATTATTTGCAACACGCACGCGCCGCCGGTGTCCCCTCCATCACCTTCGTCGACCGTAAACCCCTCTTCGAGTATCTCACCGGTAAACTCAACACCAACGATTCTATTGTTTTCCCTCTtccccaaaaccctaaccctaattctGATATTGAAATTAATCTCCCGCTTGTTGATTCTtataatgttattaataatgTTGATGCTGACGTGGTAATGGGTGATactgataataataataatgttaatGTTAATGTTATAGAAGAGAGCTTGATTAGCATGATTAATTCAATGGAGAGGCCAGTTAAAGATAGGGAAGCTTTATTAGAGTGTAAAAGTAAAGATTTCTATGGTGTTTTAGTAGCGTCTACTCGGCGCGAAGAGGAACGGCAGAGAATTGAATCACAACAGAGGAAAGATGGGTTAGTTGCTAAGAGTAGATTGATGGGGACCGAGGATAGAGGAGGGTATGCTGGCGGAGGTGGCGGTGGTGATGATATGGGTTATGATGCCAATTCGAAATCGAAGATGTTGCATTTGAAGGGTGGGCGATTTGGGGAAGGTGTGCCGATTATTTTAGTTCCGAGTGCTTTTCAGACTTTGATTACTATTTATAATGTGAAGGAGTTTCTGGAGGATGGTGTTTATGTTCCTACTGATGTGAAGGTTAAAATGAAAGGGGCTAAACCGGATTGTGTTACTGTTCAGAAGAAGTTTAGCACTgataaacaaagagttatgacTGCTTATGAGATTAGGGATAAACCCTCTGCTCTTAAGCCTGAGGATTGGGATCGAGTTGTGGCTGTTTTTGTGTTGGGGAAAGAATGGCAGTTTAAAGATTGGCCTTTTAAGGATCATGTTGAGATATTTAATAAAA TCATTGGATTTTTCATGCGGTTTGAAGATGACAGTATAGAATCAGCCAAGACTGTGAAGCAGTGGAATGTAAAGATCATCTCG ATAAGCAAAAACAAGAGACACCAGGACAGGGCTGCAGCTTTGGAGGTCTGGGACAGATTAGAAGAATTTGTGCGCTCTCGTTCACATTCTTGA
- the LOC126669368 gene encoding non-specific lipid transfer protein GPI-anchored 5-like codes for MARKDLVLSLLAVVAVVSTLWTGATAQFSCTNVLISMSPCLNYITGNSSTPASQCCAQLSSVVRSSPQCLCEVLSGSGSSLGININQTQALALPGACNVQTPPISSCNAASPVTPPEGTPPLPTTPTEETGSKEVPSTEAEGTSDGSSMKLSVLSLGFLLFAASYGSILTAY; via the exons ATGGCACGCAAAGATCTAGTACTGAGTTTGTTGGCCGTGGTGGCCGTGGTGAGCACGCTGTGGACAGGAGCCACGGCTCAATTCAGTTGCACAAATGTGTTAATAAGCATGTCTCCATGTCTTAATTACATAACAGGAAACTCCTCAACTCCGGCTTCACAGTGCTGCGCGCAGCTTTCTAGTGTCGTTCGCTCGTCGCCACAGTGCTTGTGCGAGGTTCTAAGTGGCAGTGGATCGTCGCTTGGCATCAACATTAACCAGACTCAGGCTCTAGCCTTACCTGGTGCTTGCAATGTTCAGACTCCACCTATCAGTAGCTGCAATG CTGCATCTCCGGTCACCCCTCCTGAAGGAACACCGCCACTTCCGACTACTCCGACAG AAGAAACAGGATCTAAAGAAGTACCATCAACAGAAGCAGAAGGCACATCAGATGGAAGCTCCATGAAGTTATCAGTATTATCTCTTGGATTCCTTCTCTTTGCTGCTTCATATGGTTCAATCTTAACAGCATACTGA
- the LOC126667488 gene encoding uncharacterized protein LOC126667488: protein MEDFNNLTGVDDDGDGDESVESSELHNSSVFTQLKLYCLELLELLQNPKKENFSAIASLLQLLQSSPSAVLQPFFDYTLFPLLLLLDAAVDSRAQAKRNEASAINVSNLPRKVSDKVAEYVLQCLEELLYKCHLGSVDQMVVLMKKLTHAALLSPSEASEEFREGVIKCFKSLLLRFLPCSDETCSCKQSLALPALLESHDIQDLGNRPPKYDLEQGECSLAFLQSQAAAAAVGHWLSLLLKAADTEAARGHRGSGKLRVEAFLTLRVLVSKVGTADALAFFLPGVVSQFAKVLHVSKSMTSGAAGSGEATNQAIRGLAEYLMIVLGDDANFSSIDVSPNVMAGFSSNKDESVHSLMDELRHLPNSSLSQREMVAEESIVEPENVVTNAHNKLGKEIGPLHVDRTRGWIEKTSAHLSKLLVATFPHICIHPAKKVRQGLLAAIQGLLSKCSYTLKDSRLLLLECLCVLIVDDFEDLSAQAREFFEYLLSSSGKHHVQQDMAEIFGRLIEKLPKVILSNEESLALSHAQQLLVVVYFSGPQFLLDQLLSPVTAARFLDVFALCLGPNSVFAGALNKLTLARPSSVGYLPSIAELKASSLSANCHQAVMDAASSGISEFYDIQGIRIRSSETLESKYEIPRMPPWFVYAGSRKLYQALAGILRLVGLSLMADFRSEGHISVVTDIPLDYLRKLISEVRVKEYNNESWQSWYNRTGSGQLLRQASTAACILNEMMFGLSYQSVDSLTNMFEKSVFKREEIQEFDARGASGHFTFESPELTQSIWKLSLLKASRSSLIDCIGRILHEYLSSEVWDLPVDHRPSRIQPDGEVEELALHFFHDTAMLHQVIIDGIGTFALCLGKDFASSGFLHSSLYLLLEGLISSNFHVRSASDAVLHVLSASSGYATVGQLVLANADYIVDSICRQLRHLDLNPHVPNVLASMLSYIGVAHKIMPLLEEPMRSASQELEILGRHQHPELTIPFMKAVAEITKASKREASLLPASAESYLAHVKARVDKEKSSQDAPSHSGSDTIMSQVDLEQWESVLFQLNDSRRFRRTVGSIACSCLTAAAPLLASTKQAACLIALDIVEDGITTLAKVEEAYRHENQTKEAIEDMIRSYSLYHLQDASEAADEGTDENRLLPAMNKIWPFLVACIRNKIPVAVRRCLSVITTVVQICGGDFFSRRFHTDGAHFWKLLSTSPFQKKPFSKEQRIPLQLPYRSAPISPDDSMAEVSSLKVQVAVLNMIADLSRNKQSSSSLEAVLKKVSGLVVAIACSGVSGLHDASVNALRGLACIDPDLIWLLLADIYYSLKKKDQPAPPASCFPLMSQILPPPLSPKGYLYIQYGGQRYSFDVDTSSVEVVFKKLHSQVFSSQMYIQNVPT from the exons ATGGAAGATTTCAATAATCTCACCGGAGTAGACGACGACGGCGACGGCGACGAATCAGTAGAATCGTCAGAATTACACAATAGCAGCGTTTTTACGCAGCTGAAGCTATACTGCTTAGAGCTTCTAGAACTTCTCCAAAACCCTAAAAAGGAAAATTTCTCTGCAATCGCTTCACTTCTGCAGTTACTCCAATCCTCTCCCTCAGCTGTTCTCCAACCATTCTTTGA CTATACTTTGTTCCCTTTGCTGCTTCTATTGGATGCAGCAGTTGACAGTAGAGCACAAGCAAAGAGAAACGAGGCCTCCGCGATTAATGTCTCGAATTTGCCTCGTAAAGTGAGTGATAAAGTTGCAGAATATGTCTTGCAGTGTTTGGAGGAGCTTCTCTATAAATGTCATTTAGGATCTGTGGATCAG ATGGTTGTGCTGATGAAAAAATTGACTCATGCGGCTCTGCTTTCTCCCTCTGAGGCCTCAGAAGAGTTTCGTGAAGGAGTAATAAAGTGTTTTAAGTCTCTACTTTTGAGATTCCTTCCATGCTCAGATGAAACTTGTTCGTGCAAGCAAAGTCTTGCTTTGCCTGCTTTGTTAGAAAGTCATGATATACAGGATTTGGGTAATAGACCTCCAAAGTATGATTTAGAACAGGGGGAATGTTCACTTGCATTTCTCCAGTCAcaagctgctgctgctgctgttggACACTGGTTATCACTTCTACTAAAG GCTGCAGATACTGAGGCTGCAAGGGGACACCGAGGCAGTGGAAAGCTCCGTGTTGAGGCCTTTTTGACTTTACGTGTGCTTGTATCTAAG GTTGGGACCGCAGATGCATTGGCTTTCTTTCTGCCTGGTGTTGTTAGTCAATTTGCCAAAGTTTTGCATGTTTCAAAATCAATGACAAGTGGGGCAGCTGGCAGTGGGGAGGCTACTAACCAAGCAATTAGAGGCTTGGCTGAGTATCTTATGATAGTTCTTGGGGATGATGCTAACTTTTCTAGCATTGATGTATCTCCAAATGTCATGGCTGGGTTTAGTTCAAACAAAGACGAATCTGTCCATTCACTTATGGATGAGCTTCGCCATTTGCCCAATAGCAGTCTAAGTCAGAGAGAAATGGTGGCTGAAGAATCAATTGTTGAACCAGAAAATGTGGTTACCAATGCTCACAACAAACTTGGAAAGGAAATAGGGCCTTTGCATGTGGACCGTACAAGAGGTTGGATTGAGAAAACTTCAGCACATTTGAGTAAACTTTTGGTTGCAACCTTTCCGCAT ATCTGTATTCATCCagcaaaaaaggtgagacaAGGACTGTTGGCTGCTATACAAGGACTCTTATCAAAGTGTAGTTATACTCTGAAAGACAGCAGATTGCTGCTTCTG GAATGCTTGTGTGTCTTGATTGTTGATGATTTCGAAGATTTGTCAGCTCAAGCTCGGGAGTTCTTtgaatatttattatcttcaagTGGAAAACATCACGTACAACAGGATATGGCAGAGATATTTGGCAG GCTCATTGAGAAGCTTCCGAAAGTGATCCTGAGCAACGAAGAGTCCCTGGCACTCTCACATGCCCAGCAATTACTTGTGGTCGTATATTTTTCTGGTCCTCAATTTCTGTTGGATCAACTTCTTTCCCCG GTAACAGCTGCAAGATTCTTGGATGTTTTTGCTCTCTGTCTGGGTCCAAATTCAGTGTTTGCTGGTGCTCTTAACAAGCTAACCTTGGCAAGGCCATCGTCTGTTGGTTATCTTCCTTCTATTGCTGAGCTGAAAGCTAGTTCTCTCTCTGCCAATTGTCACCAGGCTGTCATGGATGCTGCTTCCTCTGGTATCTCAGAATTTTATGATATTCAAGGAATAAGAATTCGATCATCAGAAACTTTGGAGAGTAAATATGAAATTCCCCGCATGCCCCCTTGGTTTGTTTATGCTGGCAGTCGGAAGTTATACCAGGCTCTTGCAGGAATTCTTAGACTAGTAGGTTTATCTTTAATGGCAG ATTTCAGAAGTGAAGGGCATATATCTGTTGTCACCGATATCCCACTTGATTACCTGCGTAAACTGATATCTGAAGTCCGTGTTAAAGAATACAATAACGAGAGCTGGCAGTCTTGGTATAACAGAACTGGCTCAGGACAATTACTGCGGCAGGCCAGTACTGCTGCATGTATCTTAAATGAGATGATGTTTGGTCTATCATATCAGTCAGTGGATAGTCTTACAAATATGTTTGAGAAGTCCGTGTTTAAGAGGGAAGAGATTCAAGAATTTGATGCAAGAGGTGCCAGTGGTCATTTCACATTTGAAAGTCCTGAGCTTACTCAGTCTATCTGGAAGCTTTCACTGCTAAAGGCTTCAAGGAGTTCCTTGATTGACTGTATTGGAAGAATCTTACATGAATATCTATCATCTGAAGTGTGGGATCTTCCGGTGGATCATAGACCTTCACGCATTCAACCTGATGGTGAAGTTGAAGAACTTGCTTTGCACTTCTTTCATGATACTGCTATGCTACACCAG GTTATTATTGATGGCATTGGTACCTTTGCTCTGTGCCTTGGAAAAGATTTTGCTTCTAGTGGATTTCTACACTCATCTCTTTATCTGTTGCTTGAGGGTCTTATATCCTCAAACTTCCATGTTAGAAGTGCTTCTGATGCTGTTTTACATGTTCTTTCTGCTTCATCTGGCTATGCGACA GTTGGGCAGTTAGTCTTGGCCAATGCAGACTACATAGTTGATTCAATATGTCGGCAGTTACGTCATTTAGATCTTAATCCACATGTTCCTAATGTTCTTGCTTCCATGCTTTCTTACATTGGCGTGGCTCATAAAATAATGCCATTATTGGAGGAACCG ATGCGCTCTGCGTCACAAGAACTGGAGATTCTCGGCAGGCATCAACACCCAGAATTGACTATTCCCTTTATGAAG GCCGTAGCTGAAATTACCAAGGCATCAAAACGCGAGGCTTCATTGTTGCCTGCTAGTGCAGAATCATATCTTGCACACGTGAAGGCCAGAGTGGATAAAGAGAAATCCAGCCAAGATGCACCATCACATTCTGGCAGCGACACTATTATGTCACAAGTGGACTTAG AGCAATGGGAGAGTGTTTTGTTCCAGTTGAATGATTCCAGAAGATTCAGAAGAACAGTGGGATCAATTGCTTGTTCATGCTTAACTGCCGCAGCCCCTCTACTAGCTTCAACGAAACAAGCAGCCTGCTTAATAGCCCTTGATATAGTTGAG GATGGCATCACAACACTAGCCAAAGTGGAAGAAGCTTATCGGCATGAGAATCAAACTAAAGAAGCCATTGAAGATATGATTCGTTCATACTCATTATATCATCTTCAAGATGCTTCTGAGGCTGCTGACGAAGGAACTGACGAGAACAGATTACTTCCAGCAATGAATAAAATATGGCCTTTCCTGGTTGCCTGCATTCGAAACAAAATTCCAGTG GCTGTTCGGAGATGTCTGAGTGTGATAACCACCGTAGTACAAATCTGTGGAGGAGATTTCTTTTCACGCCGCTTCCACACTGATGGGGCCCACTTCTGGAAACTTCTTTCTACATCCCCATTTCAGAAAAAACCCTTCTCAAAAGAACAAAGAATTCCCTTGCAACTTCCTTACAGAAGCGCCCCTATTTCTCCAGACGACTCCATGGCTGAAGTTTCAAGCCTGAAAGTCCAGGTTGCTGTACTCAACATGATTGCTGATTTGTCCAGAAACAAACAGAGTTCTTCATCATTGGAAGCCGTCCTCAAGAAGGTTAGTGGTCTTGTAGTGGCAATAGCGTGTAGTGGCGTTTCCGGGCTTCATGACGCGTCTGTTAATGCATTACGCGGACTTGCGTGTATAGATCCTGATCTTATATGGCTTCTACTAGCAGACATATATTACTCTTTAAAGAAGAAAGATCAGCCGGCTCCTCCGGCTTCGTGTTTTCCTCTCATGTCTCAGATTTTGCCTCCGCCCCTTTCTCCTAAAGGGTACCTCTACATACAGTACGGAGGACAAAGATATAGTTTTGATGTAGACACATCTTCTGTAGAAGTTGTGTTTAAGAAACTTCATTCCCAGGTCTTTAGTAGTCAAATGTACATACAAAATGTGCCtacttga
- the LOC126669743 gene encoding non-specific lipid transfer protein GPI-anchored 5-like produces the protein MASRGIINTNLVILLVAMWWARATAQSDSCSNVIISLAPCLNFVSGSSSTPSSSCCSQLASVVRSQPQCLCTVLNGGGASLGVTINQTLALALPAACNVQTPPVSKCNAADGPAMYSADSPGGLPGGSKATPTTAESSSGGLNIDTILQMALFAMFMASCGSTFSSFF, from the exons ATGGCCTCAAGGGGAATAATCAACACAAATCTAGTTATTCTCCTTGTGGCCATGTGGTGGGCTAGAGCCACGGCTCAATCAGACAGTTGCAGCAATGTGATCATTAGTCTAGCTCCGTGCCTAAACTTTGTAAGTGGAAGCTCGTCGACTCCGTCTTCTTCGTGCTGCTCGCAGCTGGCGAGTGTGGTCCGGTCACAGCCGCAGTGTCTCTGTACTGTACTAAACGGTGGTGGTGCCTCATTGGGGGTTACTATTAACCAGACACTTGCGCTAGCACTTCCTGCTGCCTGTAATGTGCAGACCCCTCCTGTTAGCAAGTGCAATG CTGCTGATGGACCTGCTATGTATTCTGCTGATTCTCCTGGAGGTTTGCCAG GAGGATCTAAAGCAACTCCAACAACTGCAGAGAGCTCTTCAGGTGGCCTGAACATCGATACGATTCTTCAAATGGCTCTCTTTGCAATGTTCATGGCATCATGCGGCTCTACTTTCAGCAGCTTCTTCTGA
- the LOC126667065 gene encoding non-specific lipid transfer protein GPI-anchored 20 → MDFSLQFSRIITLAYTFLIFLPAHGQITTPCTPSLLASFTPCMNFLTNSTATGSNPTADCCGSIKNLTSNGMDCLCLIVTGSVPFQIPFNRSLALSLPRACNLPGVPVQCKASSSPLPAPGPASLGPTQSPRNSPSTSPTASVVPEPTSSTSPPETSTTPLLTPPSPTTSSGTPTSAAGSRPVLTPPSSAVSAYSFSPSLLLFALACLVLKNY, encoded by the exons atgGATTTTTCTCTACAATTTTCAAGAATTATAACTTTAGCTTATACATTCTTGATTTTTCTTCCTGCTCATGGCCAAATCACTACCCCATGCACACCTTCATTGCTAGCTTCATTCACTCCTTGCATGAATTTTCTTACAAATAGTACTGCAACTGGTTCTAATCCCACCGCGGATTGTTGCGGTTCGATTAAGAATCTGACCAGTAATGGCATGGACTGTCTGTGTCTGATTGTAACCGGAAGTGTTCCGTTCCAAATTCCGTTCAACAGAAGCTTAGCCCTCTCTCTCCCTCGTGCTTGTAACTTGCCCGGCGTTCCGGTTCAGTGCAAAG CCTCTAGTTCTCCACTTCCTGCTCCAG GCCCTGCCTCACTTGGACCGACTCAATCTCCTCGGAATTCTCCATCAACTAGTCCTACAG CTTCAGTTGTTCCTGAGCCAACTTCATCAACTAGTCCACCAGAAACCAGCACAACACCACTTCTGACTCCACCGTCGCCAACAACGAGCAGCGGTACCCCGACATCGGCAGCCGGAAGCCGCCCGGTCCTGACTCCACCATCGTCTGCTGTCTCCGCTTACAGCTTTTCACCTTCTCTTCTGCTATTTGCATTAGCATGTCTAGTTTTGAAAAATTACTAG
- the LOC126668948 gene encoding uncharacterized protein LOC126668948 translates to MSSIKQFLIWFFIFSLSLQALTTKGQNQVCSLEGIDLGLCLNQGNISFSIDATCCKVLNKVVRTGYNCLCLLIAQSFPLISTPISLPLSDCFISVPSLTLCKVVAPMPITFPQNSTNHPYQASLPAQDMPVSPPHDHIEFTVNSTANNSSTAPASPPREENSGNIAATQPQSDKITCPETPLFKQKNEKSKGGNKANSILLHQNLLVFLALFLCIVMT, encoded by the exons ATGAGTTCAATAAAACAATTCCTCATTTGGTTCTTCATCTTCTCACTCAGTCTTCAAGCTCTTACAACAAAAGGCCAAAACCAAGTTTGTTCTCTTGAGGGGATTGACTTAGGGCTTTGCTTAAATCAAGGAAATATTTCTTTCTCCATTGATGCTACGTGCTGCAAAGTTCTCAACAAAGTCGTACGAACCGGCTATAATTGTTTATGTCTGTTAATCGCACAATCGTTTCCTCTTATTAGCACTCCGATCTCATTGCCCTTGTCGGATTGCTTCATTTCTGTGCCTTCTTTGACTCTTTGCAAAG TTGTGGCTCCAATGCCAATTACATTTCCACAAAATAGTACAAATCATCCCTATCAAGCTTCTCTACCTGCTCAAGATATGCCTGTATCTCCACCGCATGATCATATAGAATTTACTGTAAATTCAACTGCCAACAACAGCTCGACTGCGCCGGCGTCTCCTCCACGAGAAGAGAACAGCGGTAATATTGCGGCTACGCAACCGCAGTCTGATAAAATTACTTGTCCTGAAACGCCTCTGTTTAAGCAGAAGAATGAGAAATCGAAAGGAGGAAACAAGGCTAATAGTATTTTATTACACCAGAATTTGTTGGTGTTCTTGGCTTTGTTTTTGTGCATTGTAATGACTTAA
- the LOC126668947 gene encoding GLABROUS1 enhancer-binding protein-like, with the protein MAPKRPSEDPPAASSEEDEGSTSTEQDAEASSSEEEDPQTQTQTQTPTKPVSSSDSESGSESESESETDQPNNAPVLASKPLDATPLKTITKPPPKPSTKPARSKPPPKPSAKAAGVKRASEADADSKLTKKKTKNSENSEDNKKQRFERLWSEDDEIVLLEGIINFVAEKKVDPNKDMTSFYDYIMKSVHFPASMAQLKDKVVRMKKKFERHIVKNGDEMTFSNAHYQKSYDLSKLIWGVNGSITGLESTGTGKGKKIANNNSKNLTALKAELGLDVDKESQKVSKSVGVPNSGVKVEKSVGILNSVVSRKVDKSVRFPIGGLTEMGNFVAMKGMELVDEHKKSEMEERWKKLQLTDLQLFIDRVDFLKEQAQLVMASYKKE; encoded by the coding sequence ATGGCACCCAAACGCCCCTCTGAAGATCCACCCGCCGCTTCCTCTGAGGAAGACGAAGGTTCCACCTCAACAGAACAAGACGCAGAAGCATCTTCTTCCGAGGAAGAAGATCCCCAAACCCAAACCCAAACCCAAACCCCAACGAAACCCGTTTCCTCCTCCGATTCCGAATCCGGATCCGAGTCAGAATCCGAATCGGAAACAGACCAACCAAACAACGCCCCTGTCCTTGCATCCAAACCCTTAGACGCAACTCCTCTTAAAACCATAACCAAACCGCCACCAAAACCCTCAACCAAACCCGCCAGATCCAAACCGCCGCCGAAGCCGTCAGCAAAAGCCGCCGGAGTGAAAAGGGCCAGTGAAGCTGACGCCGACAGCAAACTgacaaagaagaaaacaaagaacTCTGAGAACTCTGAGGATAATAAGAAACAGCGGTTCGAAAGACTCTGGAGCGAAGACGATGAGATAGTCCTATTAGAAGGTATAATCAATTTTGTTGCAGAAAAAAAAGTTGACCCTAACAAGGATATGACCTCGttttatgattatattatgaagTCTGTTCATTTTCCTGCTAGTATGGCACAGTTAAAAGATAAAGTAGTGAGAATGAAAAAGAAATTTGAGCGTCACATTGTAAAAAATGGCGATGAGATGACGTTCTCTAATGCCCATTATCAGAAAAGTTATGACTTGTCGAAATTGATTTGGGGTGTCAATGGGTCTATTACCGGATTGGAGTCTACTGGTACTGGTAAAGGAAAAAAGATCGCTAATAATAATAGTAAGAATTTGACTGCTTTGAAGGCTGAATTGGGGTTGGATGTTGATAAGGAAAGCCAGAAAGTGAGTAAGAGTGTTGGTGTTCCTAATAGTGGTGTGAAAGTGGAGAAAAGTGTTGGTATTCTGAATAGTGTTGTTAGCCGGAAAGTGGATAAGAGTGTTCGTTTTCCTATTGGTGGTCTTACTGAAATGGGAAATTTTGTGGCGATGAAGGGTATGGAGTTGGTGGACGAACATAAAAAATCTGAGATGGAAGAGAGGTGGAAGAAATTGCAACTGACTGACCTGCAACTGTTTATTGATCGAGTTGATTTTTTGAAAGAGCAAGCGCAGCTGGTCATGGCCTCTTATAAGAAGGAGTAG